One region of Armigeres subalbatus isolate Guangzhou_Male chromosome 3, GZ_Asu_2, whole genome shotgun sequence genomic DNA includes:
- the LOC134221429 gene encoding salivary glue protein Sgs-4-like translates to MVRPETLYVQHALFGASTFGSRETNQRPKTKDQRPKTKDQRPKTKDQRPKTKDQRPKTKDQRPKTKDQRPKTKDQRPKTKDQRPKTKDQRPKTKDQRPKTKDQRPKTKDQRPKTKDQRPKTKDQRPKTKDQRPKTKDQRPKTKDQRPKTKDQRPKTKDQRPKTKDQRPKTKDQRPKTKDQRPKTKDQRPKTKDQRPKTKDQRPQPKTKDQRPKTKDQRPKTKDQRPKTKDQRPKTKDQRPKTKKPKKST, encoded by the coding sequence ACCAAAGACCAAAGACCAAAGACCAAAGACCAAAGACCAAAGACCAAAGACCAAAGACCAAAGACCAAAGACCAAAGACCAAAGACCAAAGACCAAAGACCAAAGACCAAAGACCAAAGACCAAAGACCAAAGACCAAAGACCAAAGACCAAAGACCAAAGACCAAAGACCAAAGACCAAAGACCAAAGACCAAAGACCAAAGACCAAAGACCAAAGACCAAAGACCAAAGACCAAAGACCAAAGACCAAAGACCAAAGACCAAAGACCAAAGACCAAAGACCAAAGACCAAAGACCAAAGACCAAAGACCAAAGACCAAAGACCAAAGACCAAAGACCAAAGACCAAAGACCAAAGACCAAAGACCAAAGACCAAAGACCAAAGACCAAAGACCAAAGACCAAAGACCAAAGACCAAAGACCAAAGACCAAAGACCAAAGACCAAAGACCAAAGACCAAAGACCAAAGACCAAAGACCAAAGACCAAAGACCAAAGACCAAAGACCAAAGACCAAAGACCAAAGACCAAAGACCACAACCAAAGACCAAAGACCAAAGACCAAAGACCAAAGACCAAAGACCAAAGACCAAAGACCAAAGACCAAAGACCAAAGACCAAAGACCAAAGACCAAAGACCAAAGACCAAAGACCAAAAAGCCAAAAAAATCCACATAG